A portion of the Polaribacter cellanae genome contains these proteins:
- the ftsH gene encoding ATP-dependent zinc metalloprotease FtsH, translated as MKDSNKDNNTNNNTPKFKFNMYWIYGGIFLLLIGFQFFSSGDLATKSISKNEFNEVLKENDISKIVVVNKNIAHIYIKKEALKKPKYQKLVNSAFYRDGASLYEYNFGDLQNFENHLEEVKKEQGLDYDLKNESRTSMFDTLIGFLPFIILIAVWLFFMRRMSGGAAGSGGGGQIFNIGKSKAKLFDKDTKVKTTFENVAGLEGAKEEVQEIVDFLKNPERYTSLGGKIPKGALLVGPPGTGKTLLAKAVAGEAGVPFFSLSGSDFVEMFVGVGASRVRDLFKQAAQKSPSIIFIDEIDAIGRARGKNSMTGGNDERENTLNQLLTEMDGFGTDTNVIVIAATNRADVLDSALMRAGRFDRQIYVDLPNINERKEIFEVHIKPLKLADDVNVEFLAQQTPGFSGADIANMCNESALIAARNGKKAIHHQDFLDAVDRIVGGLEKKNKVITPKEKKVIAYHEAGHATVSWMLEHAAPLVKVTIVPRGQSLGAAWYLPAERMIVQTEQMLDEMCATLGGRAAEKIIFNKISTGALSDLEKVTKQARAMVTVYGLNDEVGNITYYDSSGNDAFVKPYSDDTAKKIDAEISKMIEAQYIRAIELLTKNKEKLTTLAELLLEKEVIFKDDLLKIFGKRPFEALDVEVKIEEKVKEEATTPPVDKTLE; from the coding sequence ATGAAAGATTCTAATAAAGATAACAATACTAACAACAATACGCCTAAATTTAAATTTAACATGTATTGGATTTATGGCGGAATATTTCTACTGTTAATTGGTTTTCAATTTTTTAGTAGTGGAGATTTAGCTACTAAAAGCATTTCAAAAAACGAATTTAACGAAGTTCTAAAAGAAAACGATATCTCTAAAATTGTTGTAGTAAATAAAAACATCGCACATATTTACATAAAAAAAGAAGCTTTAAAGAAACCTAAATATCAAAAATTGGTAAACTCTGCTTTTTATAGAGATGGAGCTTCTTTGTACGAATACAATTTTGGTGATTTACAAAATTTCGAAAATCATTTAGAAGAAGTTAAAAAAGAACAAGGTTTAGATTACGATTTAAAAAACGAAAGCAGAACAAGTATGTTCGATACACTCATTGGTTTTTTACCGTTTATTATTCTTATTGCTGTTTGGTTATTTTTTATGCGAAGAATGTCTGGTGGAGCCGCAGGTTCTGGTGGTGGAGGACAAATTTTTAACATCGGAAAATCGAAAGCAAAATTATTCGATAAAGATACCAAAGTTAAAACCACATTCGAAAACGTTGCTGGCTTAGAAGGTGCAAAAGAAGAAGTGCAAGAAATTGTAGACTTCTTAAAAAACCCAGAAAGATATACTTCTTTAGGAGGTAAAATTCCAAAAGGAGCGTTATTAGTAGGACCTCCAGGAACAGGTAAAACCTTATTAGCAAAAGCAGTTGCAGGTGAAGCTGGTGTTCCTTTTTTCTCTTTATCAGGATCAGATTTTGTAGAAATGTTTGTAGGTGTTGGTGCTTCTAGAGTTAGAGATTTATTTAAACAAGCGGCTCAAAAATCGCCTTCCATTATTTTTATTGATGAGATTGACGCCATTGGACGTGCTCGTGGAAAAAATAGTATGACTGGTGGTAATGACGAACGCGAAAACACGCTGAATCAATTATTAACAGAAATGGACGGTTTTGGAACCGATACAAATGTAATTGTAATTGCAGCTACCAATAGAGCAGATGTTTTAGACAGTGCTTTAATGCGTGCAGGACGTTTTGATAGACAAATTTATGTAGATCTTCCAAACATTAACGAACGTAAAGAAATTTTCGAAGTGCACATTAAGCCTTTAAAATTGGCAGATGATGTAAATGTAGAGTTTTTAGCACAACAAACTCCAGGATTTTCTGGTGCAGATATTGCAAACATGTGTAATGAGTCTGCTTTAATTGCAGCGAGAAATGGAAAGAAGGCAATTCATCATCAAGATTTTTTAGATGCTGTAGATAGAATTGTTGGTGGTTTAGAAAAGAAAAATAAAGTAATTACACCAAAAGAGAAGAAAGTAATTGCGTATCACGAAGCTGGTCATGCAACTGTAAGTTGGATGCTAGAACACGCTGCTCCTTTGGTAAAAGTTACCATTGTTCCAAGAGGCCAGTCTTTAGGTGCAGCTTGGTATTTACCAGCAGAAAGAATGATTGTTCAAACAGAACAAATGCTAGACGAAATGTGTGCTACTTTAGGTGGTAGAGCCGCAGAAAAAATTATTTTTAATAAAATTTCTACAGGAGCTTTAAGTGATTTAGAAAAAGTAACCAAACAAGCAAGAGCCATGGTTACTGTATATGGTTTAAATGACGAAGTTGGTAATATTACCTATTACGATTCTTCTGGAAACGATGCATTTGTAAAACCTTATAGCGATGATACTGCAAAAAAAATAGATGCAGAAATATCTAAGATGATCGAAGCCCAATATATAAGAGCAATCGAATTATTAACTAAGAATAAAGAAAAATTAACGACATTAGCAGAATTACTTTTAGAAAAAGAAGTAATTTTTAAAGACGATTTATTAAAAATATTCGGAAAAAGACCCTTCGAAGCATTAGACGTAGAAGTAAAAATTGAAGAAAAAGTTAAAGAAGAAGCAACTACTCCTCCAGTAGATAAAACTTTAGAGTAA
- a CDS encoding LUD domain-containing protein: MNFLKKLLNIPVKEDKEIQKQEVDLSLDDLFVHNFIEKGGKFLYCLKKEEISESLEKVLLENNWNELLLLDNTASSLIKNKTVNTISKFNNTTPVFTTCEHLIADNGDILFSSNQLKSTKLSELSKNFIVYATTSQLVKDTGQGLTGIKTNSKDSLPTNISSIKNYNINNNDDNFLNYGNSNSKNLYLLLLEDL; encoded by the coding sequence ATGAATTTTTTAAAGAAACTATTAAACATTCCTGTAAAAGAGGATAAAGAGATTCAAAAACAAGAGGTCGATTTATCTTTAGATGACCTTTTTGTGCATAATTTTATAGAAAAAGGTGGTAAATTTCTTTACTGCCTAAAAAAAGAAGAAATTTCTGAAAGTTTAGAAAAAGTTTTATTAGAAAATAACTGGAATGAATTGTTACTTTTAGACAACACTGCTAGCAGTCTTATAAAAAATAAAACTGTAAATACCATCTCTAAGTTTAATAATACTACACCTGTTTTTACAACTTGCGAGCATTTAATTGCAGATAATGGAGACATTCTTTTTTCTTCCAATCAGCTAAAAAGCACCAAATTATCTGAACTCTCAAAAAACTTTATCGTGTACGCTACAACTAGCCAACTAGTTAAAGATACTGGCCAAGGTTTAACTGGTATTAAAACAAACAGTAAAGACTCATTACCAACCAATATATCTTCCATAAAAAATTATAATATTAATAATAATGATGATAATTTTTTAAACTATGGTAACAGTAACTCAAAAAACTTATATTTGCTCTTATTAGAAGATTTATAA
- a CDS encoding phosphatidate cytidylyltransferase codes for MRNLLRRSLSGIIYVLIFVAAILFSKESYITLISIFGVLCIWEFSKMIKNKNVIPYIFFGLTLFLMLKRPFSYAITGILIINILSSIYLIYQLFAKKEITFANDRSKLGFTIRYPIFSICFLVLLPFYNQSYSPYLMISILVLIWVNDSFAFLVGKNVGRRKLFVSVSPKKTQEGFIGGLVFSMITAYVISRINTDFTFLNWLIIAIIVSIIGTIGDLIESKLKRQANIKDSGNIMPGHGGILDRLDSLLFAAPFVYLYINYII; via the coding sequence ATGCGCAACCTTTTAAGAAGGAGTCTTTCTGGAATTATTTACGTTTTAATATTTGTAGCTGCAATTCTTTTTTCAAAAGAATCTTATATTACACTTATATCTATATTTGGGGTTTTGTGTATTTGGGAATTTTCTAAAATGATTAAAAATAAAAATGTAATTCCTTATATTTTTTTCGGACTTACACTTTTTTTGATGCTTAAAAGACCTTTTAGTTATGCTATTACAGGAATTTTAATCATAAATATTTTATCTTCTATCTATTTAATTTATCAACTATTCGCAAAAAAGGAAATTACTTTTGCGAACGATAGATCTAAATTAGGTTTTACCATTAGATATCCTATATTTTCTATCTGCTTTTTAGTTTTACTCCCATTTTATAACCAAAGTTATTCTCCTTATTTAATGATTTCGATACTCGTTCTTATTTGGGTGAATGATAGTTTTGCTTTTTTGGTAGGAAAAAATGTAGGTCGCAGAAAACTATTTGTATCGGTTTCTCCCAAAAAAACACAAGAAGGTTTTATTGGAGGTCTTGTTTTCTCTATGATTACAGCCTATGTAATAAGCCGAATTAATACCGATTTTACATTTTTAAACTGGTTGATAATCGCAATAATTGTATCTATAATTGGTACTATTGGCGATTTAATAGAATCGAAATTAAAAAGACAAGCCAATATAAAAGACAGTGGAAATATTATGCCTGGTCATGGAGGAATTTTAGACAGGCTAGATAGTTTGTTGTTTGCTGCTCCGTTTGTATATTTGTATATTAATTATATAATTTAA
- a CDS encoding phosphatidylserine decarboxylase family protein: protein MIRFHKEGYKIIVIAFIIAITGILMAEKLLETNWIIKSIQVFIIFFLVVILQFFRNPKRLTNLDEATIVAPVDGKVVVIEEVEEPEYFKDKRLQVSIFMSPINVHVTRYAMSGVVKYSKYHPGKYLVAWHPKASTENERTTIVLENATFGEILYRQIAGALAKRIVNYAKEGEEIVQGTDAGFIKFGSRVDLFLPIGTTLNVKLGDKVKGGTQVIAQK from the coding sequence ATGATTCGTTTCCATAAAGAAGGTTACAAAATAATTGTTATTGCTTTTATTATTGCCATTACTGGTATTTTAATGGCAGAAAAGTTACTAGAAACAAATTGGATTATTAAATCCATTCAGGTTTTTATCATTTTCTTTTTGGTGGTAATTCTTCAATTTTTTAGAAATCCAAAAAGACTTACCAATTTAGATGAAGCCACTATTGTAGCTCCTGTAGATGGAAAAGTAGTGGTAATTGAAGAAGTAGAAGAACCAGAATATTTTAAAGATAAAAGATTACAAGTTTCTATTTTTATGTCTCCAATTAATGTGCACGTAACAAGGTATGCTATGAGTGGAGTTGTAAAATATAGCAAATATCATCCAGGAAAATACTTGGTTGCTTGGCACCCAAAAGCATCTACAGAAAACGAAAGAACAACAATCGTATTAGAGAATGCTACTTTTGGAGAAATTTTATATAGACAAATTGCAGGTGCTTTGGCAAAAAGAATTGTAAATTATGCCAAAGAAGGTGAAGAAATTGTACAAGGTACAGATGCTGGGTTTATAAAATTTGGTTCTAGAGTAGATTTATTTTTACCAATAGGAACCACATTAAATGTAAAACTCGGAGACAAAGTAAAAGGTGGAACACAAGTGATTGCCCAGAAATAA
- a CDS encoding acyl-CoA-binding protein produces the protein MNTNLDIEFSEAFDKMSQLKEALAPDIMLKFYAYYKQANYGSTFTFNNELDVRNAFKANAWMQLKDMSPDQAKQEYINLANSILNRKK, from the coding sequence ATGAATACCAATTTAGACATCGAATTTTCTGAAGCATTTGACAAAATGTCTCAATTAAAAGAAGCACTTGCTCCAGATATTATGCTAAAATTTTATGCCTATTACAAACAAGCGAATTACGGAAGCACTTTTACATTTAATAACGAACTTGATGTTAGAAATGCCTTTAAAGCAAATGCCTGGATGCAATTAAAAGACATGTCTCCAGACCAAGCAAAACAAGAATATATAAATTTAGCAAACTCAATTCTTAATAGAAAAAAATAA
- a CDS encoding YceI family protein, with the protein MKNTAYIILIFVLSLNFTACKSEKKTNTKETSTAKKSSAVFSLKEATNEVNFTAYKTSEKVPVTGQFKTVNITSGGLGNTIKEAINNTEFSIPVSSIFTKDSSRDYKIKKFFFGVMDQTKLLSGKLVIENDSIGYANIKMNGVTEKVPFTYTITNKTFAMKANMDVTNWNATKALASLNKICEALHTGSDGVSKTWSDVALNITSEF; encoded by the coding sequence ATGAAAAATACAGCTTACATTATTTTAATATTTGTACTTTCTTTAAACTTTACAGCTTGTAAATCAGAAAAGAAAACCAACACAAAAGAAACATCAACAGCTAAAAAAAGCTCTGCAGTATTCTCTCTAAAAGAGGCTACAAACGAGGTTAACTTTACTGCCTATAAAACTTCAGAAAAAGTACCTGTTACAGGACAGTTTAAAACTGTAAATATTACTTCTGGTGGTCTAGGAAACACGATTAAAGAAGCGATAAACAATACAGAATTTTCAATTCCTGTAAGTAGTATTTTTACAAAAGATTCTAGTAGAGATTACAAAATTAAAAAATTCTTTTTTGGTGTAATGGATCAAACAAAATTATTGTCTGGTAAATTAGTTATTGAAAATGATTCTATTGGATATGCAAACATAAAAATGAACGGAGTTACAGAAAAGGTTCCTTTTACATATACAATTACAAACAAGACATTTGCAATGAAAGCAAATATGGATGTTACCAATTGGAATGCGACAAAGGCTCTTGCTTCTTTAAATAAAATTTGCGAAGCTTTACACACAGGTTCGGATGGAGTATCTAAAACTTGGAGCGATGTTGCATTAAATATTACATCAGAATTTTAA
- a CDS encoding TIGR01777 family oxidoreductase: MAKILITGGTGLVGSKLTELFIEKKHTVRILSRSPENKNEFKWNISKNYIDEKALDNIDYIIHLAGAGIADKRWTDERKKIIIDSRVDTANLIFNKVKELEIPLKGFISASGSNYYGAKTTDKIFKETDAVGDDFLGEVCKKWEDAANQFKELNIPVTVLRTGVVLSDKGGALDRMKTPIISPLGSGEQYMSWIYINDLCNLYIKAVEEDFFGTFNAVAPEFHTSKTFSKILAKSIKRPYLPIAVPSFLLKLFFGELAIILLEGSRLSSEKVNKEGFVFTHPKLKSALESL; the protein is encoded by the coding sequence ATGGCGAAAATTTTAATTACAGGAGGTACAGGTTTGGTGGGGTCTAAACTCACAGAACTATTCATAGAAAAAAAACATACAGTTCGTATATTAAGTAGAAGTCCCGAAAATAAAAATGAGTTTAAATGGAACATTTCTAAAAATTATATAGATGAAAAAGCGTTGGATAACATCGACTATATCATCCATTTAGCAGGAGCAGGAATTGCAGATAAGCGTTGGACAGACGAAAGAAAAAAAATAATTATAGATAGTAGAGTAGATACAGCAAATCTAATTTTTAATAAAGTGAAGGAATTAGAAATTCCTTTAAAAGGTTTTATATCTGCATCTGGAAGCAATTATTATGGAGCCAAAACTACCGATAAAATTTTTAAAGAAACAGATGCTGTTGGAGATGATTTTCTAGGAGAAGTGTGTAAGAAGTGGGAAGATGCTGCAAACCAATTTAAAGAATTAAATATCCCTGTAACTGTCCTTAGAACTGGAGTTGTACTTTCAGATAAAGGTGGAGCATTAGATAGAATGAAAACACCTATTATTTCTCCATTAGGCTCTGGAGAACAGTATATGTCTTGGATTTATATTAACGACTTATGTAACTTATATATAAAAGCTGTTGAAGAAGATTTCTTTGGAACTTTTAATGCAGTTGCTCCAGAATTTCATACTAGTAAAACATTTTCGAAAATTTTGGCAAAATCTATTAAACGACCTTATTTACCAATTGCAGTACCTAGTTTTTTATTGAAATTATTTTTCGGAGAATTGGCAATTATTCTTTTAGAGGGAAGTAGGTTGTCTTCAGAAAAAGTAAACAAAGAAGGTTTTGTTTTTACCCACCCAAAACTTAAAAGTGCGTTGGAAAGTTTGTAG
- a CDS encoding zinc-dependent metalloprotease, which produces MKTNTTRSFKIICSLFLTLAVAGVQDSNAQFWKKKKKEDAKAEMAAKKKAPKKKGKSIKDLTKSSKKIEGLFTIFQDTITGSTKLLVKKDQLDKDFIYFSQIADGVTEAGQFRGSYKGSSVFNLKKYFNRLEFVVPNTAFYFDKKNAISKSSKANISDAVVAAGKILAEDEKTGEFLIDADGLFLSETFTRVKNPRFPGQSPLSFSLGRFDKSKSKIEEIKNYPENTNVKTEYVYSNPSAFNGGGPAITDGRNVSIKVFHTFMNMPEKDYKPRLDDPRVGYFLTETNNMTSTDVVNYRDFIHRWKLVKKNPNATISDPVKPITWWIENTTPVEFRETIKEGVLAWNTAFEKAGFSNAMVVKVQPDTAKWDAGDVRYNVLRWTSSPKPPFGGYGPSFVNPKTGEILGADIMLEFVHFTNRVYYDRIFDNASALSLNILTEEEEKAKFFKNKENHLYCSMGHLMHENTLFGQTVLSAAGASDLEMEGMKKEGMKSLIMHEVGHTLGLNHNMKASQLFSPEQLADANFIKGKALTGSVMDYAGINLTTDRTKQGQYYDMAVGPYDIWAIQFGYTPFKTKAERDKLLQASTKPELIFGNDADDMRAPGKAIDPRVMIGDLSSDPIRYSVDRIKLVNKMMKEIKTRFGNTGESYMQLRQAYYILSGQSATAASVISRFIGGVYVDRAAPGQVGGTQPYTPVSLKDQKRAMDALKKYVFAPDAFTAPKDLYNYLAKQRRGYNFFIGTEDPKIHEQILSYQTKVLAHIMHPRTLQRISNSELYGNKYKLATFMTDLNNTIFKPDIYRNVNSFRQNLQAAYTKGLISMISGRTSSRYSVAARSMAIYNLNTIKSWVSNNKGNIATRAHKAHLKTLITNALKEIK; this is translated from the coding sequence ATGAAAACAAACACTACAAGATCATTTAAAATAATTTGTTCTTTGTTCTTAACGTTGGCAGTTGCAGGAGTTCAAGATTCCAATGCTCAATTTTGGAAAAAGAAGAAAAAAGAAGACGCAAAAGCAGAAATGGCAGCTAAGAAAAAAGCGCCAAAAAAGAAAGGGAAATCTATTAAAGACCTTACAAAGAGCAGTAAGAAAATAGAAGGTTTATTTACTATTTTCCAAGATACGATTACTGGTTCAACAAAATTATTAGTTAAAAAAGATCAATTAGATAAAGACTTTATTTACTTCTCTCAAATTGCAGATGGAGTAACAGAGGCTGGTCAATTTAGAGGGTCTTACAAAGGATCAAGTGTATTCAATTTAAAAAAATATTTTAATCGTTTAGAATTTGTGGTACCAAACACTGCTTTTTATTTTGATAAAAAGAATGCAATTTCTAAATCGTCTAAAGCAAATATTAGTGATGCAGTTGTAGCAGCAGGAAAAATTTTGGCAGAAGACGAAAAAACTGGAGAGTTTTTAATTGATGCAGATGGTTTATTCTTGTCGGAAACATTTACAAGAGTTAAAAACCCAAGATTCCCAGGACAGTCTCCTCTTTCTTTTAGTTTAGGTAGATTCGATAAAAGTAAATCTAAAATTGAAGAAATTAAAAATTATCCAGAAAATACAAATGTTAAAACAGAATATGTGTATAGTAATCCTTCTGCTTTTAATGGTGGAGGTCCAGCTATTACAGATGGAAGAAACGTTTCTATAAAGGTTTTTCATACGTTTATGAACATGCCAGAAAAAGATTATAAACCAAGGTTAGATGATCCTAGAGTTGGTTATTTCTTAACGGAAACGAATAATATGACATCTACAGACGTTGTAAATTATAGAGATTTTATCCATAGATGGAAGTTGGTAAAGAAAAACCCTAACGCAACAATATCTGATCCTGTAAAACCAATAACCTGGTGGATAGAAAATACAACACCTGTAGAATTTAGAGAAACTATAAAAGAAGGTGTTTTGGCATGGAATACAGCTTTTGAAAAAGCAGGATTTAGCAATGCAATGGTTGTAAAAGTACAACCAGATACCGCAAAATGGGATGCTGGAGATGTAAGATACAATGTTTTACGTTGGACGTCTTCTCCAAAACCTCCTTTTGGTGGTTATGGACCAAGTTTTGTAAACCCAAAAACAGGGGAAATTTTAGGTGCCGATATTATGTTAGAATTTGTACATTTTACAAATAGAGTTTATTACGATAGAATTTTTGATAATGCAAGTGCTTTAAGTTTAAATATCTTAACTGAAGAGGAAGAAAAGGCGAAATTCTTTAAAAATAAAGAGAACCATTTATATTGTTCTATGGGGCATTTAATGCACGAAAATACTTTGTTTGGGCAAACTGTACTTTCTGCAGCTGGAGCTTCTGATTTAGAAATGGAAGGCATGAAAAAAGAAGGAATGAAATCTTTAATTATGCACGAAGTTGGGCATACTTTAGGGCTGAATCATAATATGAAAGCGAGTCAGTTATTTTCTCCAGAACAATTAGCAGATGCTAACTTTATTAAAGGAAAAGCATTAACGGGTTCTGTAATGGATTATGCTGGAATTAATTTAACTACAGATAGAACCAAGCAAGGGCAATATTACGATATGGCTGTTGGACCTTATGATATTTGGGCAATTCAATTTGGTTATACACCTTTTAAAACGAAAGCAGAAAGAGATAAGTTATTACAAGCATCTACAAAACCAGAATTAATTTTTGGAAATGATGCAGATGATATGCGTGCTCCAGGAAAAGCAATTGATCCAAGAGTTATGATTGGAGATTTATCTAGCGATCCAATAAGATACTCTGTAGATAGAATTAAGTTGGTAAATAAAATGATGAAAGAGATAAAAACACGTTTTGGAAATACTGGAGAGTCTTATATGCAATTAAGACAAGCATATTATATTTTAAGCGGACAATCTGCAACTGCAGCTAGCGTAATTTCAAGATTTATTGGAGGTGTTTATGTAGATAGAGCAGCACCAGGTCAAGTAGGTGGAACGCAACCTTATACACCTGTAAGTTTAAAAGATCAAAAAAGAGCAATGGACGCATTAAAAAAATATGTTTTTGCCCCAGATGCATTTACGGCGCCTAAAGATTTATATAACTATTTAGCAAAACAAAGAAGAGGTTACAATTTCTTTATTGGAACAGAAGACCCTAAAATTCATGAACAAATTTTAAGCTATCAAACCAAAGTTTTAGCACACATTATGCACCCACGTACATTGCAAAGAATTTCAAATTCAGAATTGTATGGGAATAAATATAAGTTAGCTACTTTTATGACAGACTTAAACAATACCATCTTTAAACCAGATATTTATAGAAACGTAAATTCTTTCCGTCAGAATTTACAAGCAGCATACACAAAAGGTTTAATAAGTATGATTTCTGGTAGAACAAGTAGTAGATATAGTGTAGCTGCAAGATCTATGGCTATTTATAACCTAAATACCATTAAGTCTTGGGTTAGCAACAATAAAGGTAATATAGCAACAAGAGCACACAAAGCGCATTTAAAAACGTTAATTACAAATGCACTTAAAGAAATAAAATAA
- a CDS encoding vWA domain-containing protein has translation MKNKKNRKGFVFKTYEAESQSPFEMLFEIFKELITHTSGDFDEAIDWLRSLDKEYKLTDENYTIDDFIEDLKKKGYIKEEVKGDGTGGTKITPKTERAIRQQALNHIFGKIKRSGAGSHKSKSPGIGDEHIGDFRAYQFGDDLNKVSITESIKNAQINNGIDSFNLTESDLVVEETLHKSQMSTVLMIDISHSMILYGEDRITPAKKVAMALAELITTRYPKDTLDIIVFGNDAWSIKIKDLPYLQVGPYHTNTVAGLNLAMDLLRRKRNTNKQIFMITDGKPSCLRLPDGQYYKNSNGLDTHIVNKCYAMAQQARKLHIPITTFMIAQDPYLMQFVRAFTQANQGKAFYTGLKGLGEMIFEDYETNRKKKIR, from the coding sequence ATGAAAAATAAAAAAAACAGAAAAGGATTTGTCTTTAAAACGTATGAAGCAGAGAGTCAATCTCCGTTTGAAATGCTTTTTGAAATTTTTAAAGAACTTATAACACATACTTCTGGCGATTTTGATGAAGCCATAGACTGGTTGCGTTCTTTGGATAAGGAATATAAACTAACGGATGAAAATTATACCATTGACGATTTTATTGAAGATTTAAAAAAGAAAGGCTACATTAAAGAAGAGGTAAAAGGTGATGGAACTGGAGGTACAAAAATCACCCCAAAAACGGAGCGTGCCATTCGCCAACAAGCGTTAAACCATATTTTTGGAAAGATAAAAAGAAGTGGCGCAGGAAGTCATAAAAGTAAATCTCCAGGAATTGGCGACGAACACATAGGCGATTTTAGAGCCTACCAATTTGGAGATGATTTAAACAAAGTTTCTATTACAGAAAGTATTAAAAATGCGCAAATTAATAACGGAATTGACAGTTTTAATTTAACAGAAAGCGATTTGGTTGTAGAAGAAACACTTCATAAAAGTCAAATGAGCACCGTTTTAATGATAGACATTAGTCATTCTATGATTTTATATGGTGAAGATAGAATTACACCTGCCAAAAAAGTGGCAATGGCTTTGGCCGAATTAATTACCACTCGTTACCCTAAAGACACGTTAGATATTATTGTTTTTGGAAACGATGCTTGGTCCATTAAAATTAAAGATTTGCCCTATTTGCAAGTTGGACCTTATCACACAAATACAGTTGCTGGTTTAAATTTAGCGATGGATTTATTGCGCAGAAAACGAAATACCAACAAACAAATTTTTATGATTACAGATGGAAAACCAAGTTGTTTACGTTTGCCTGATGGACAATATTATAAAAACAGTAATGGTTTAGATACGCATATTGTAAACAAATGCTATGCAATGGCGCAACAAGCCAGAAAGTTGCACATTCCAATTACCACTTTTATGATTGCACAAGATCCATATTTAATGCAATTTGTAAGAGCTTTTACACAAGCAAACCAAGGAAAAGCATTTTACACTGGCTTAAAAGGTTTGGGAGAAATGATTTTTGAAGATTATGAAACGAATAGAAAGAAAAAAATAAGATAA